In Pseudonocardia sp. C8, one genomic interval encodes:
- a CDS encoding multicopper oxidase family protein encodes MLTSAEPTAGAAGPATPVRRARWRTALAVLATLAVLVPVGWLWWDSRMPAGYSAMDMGTVDLGGGPGTEDAHGGHAGHPAVGVPELRDATTGPAAVTVTLTARREVFRLPSGRTVDGYTLNGTSPGPEIRTRQGELVEIRLRNESVPDGVTLHWHGVDVPNGDDGVAGITQDAVRPGGEFVYRFRAPDSGTYWYHSHQVSHVQVRQGLFGALVVEPPAGAPEGDVTAVSHTFAGARTVNGQEDGVIVPAAAGERVRVRVINSDEGAVPAWVTGAGFRLRAVDGAEVRGPAPVAGLAVSVPAGGRADLEVEVPAGGARIEVGGGAALVLAPPGSAGPPPSPRPRDDLDLLTYGAPAPIGFDPDAAQRRFDYVIGRRPGFVDGVPGVWWTVNGRMWPDVPMYVVDEGDVVRMRVRNDSSEVHPMHLHGHHVVVLARDGAPATGSPWWTDSLDVAPGVEFDVAFVADNPGLWADHCHNLEHAKNGLIAHLMYRGVDTPFRIGTGNHPD; translated from the coding sequence GTGCTGACGTCGGCTGAACCCACGGCCGGCGCCGCCGGGCCCGCCACCCCGGTGCGGCGGGCCCGGTGGCGCACGGCCCTCGCCGTGCTGGCCACCCTCGCCGTGCTCGTCCCGGTCGGATGGTTGTGGTGGGACAGCCGGATGCCGGCCGGGTACTCGGCGATGGACATGGGCACGGTCGACCTCGGTGGCGGCCCCGGCACCGAGGACGCCCACGGCGGGCACGCCGGGCACCCGGCGGTCGGGGTGCCCGAGCTGCGGGATGCCACGACCGGGCCGGCCGCGGTGACCGTGACGCTCACCGCGCGGCGCGAGGTGTTCCGGCTGCCGAGCGGCCGCACGGTCGACGGTTACACGCTGAACGGCACCAGTCCCGGCCCGGAGATCCGGACCCGGCAGGGTGAGCTGGTCGAGATCCGGCTGCGGAACGAGTCCGTCCCGGACGGGGTGACCCTGCACTGGCACGGCGTCGACGTCCCGAACGGTGACGACGGCGTCGCCGGGATCACCCAGGACGCCGTCCGGCCCGGCGGCGAGTTCGTCTACCGGTTCCGGGCACCGGACAGCGGCACCTACTGGTACCACTCCCACCAGGTCTCGCACGTCCAGGTCCGGCAGGGCCTGTTCGGCGCGCTCGTGGTGGAGCCCCCGGCGGGAGCGCCGGAAGGGGACGTCACCGCCGTCTCGCACACCTTCGCCGGGGCACGGACGGTGAACGGCCAGGAGGACGGTGTCATCGTGCCCGCCGCGGCGGGTGAGCGTGTCCGGGTACGGGTGATCAACTCCGACGAGGGTGCCGTGCCCGCCTGGGTGACCGGCGCCGGCTTCCGGCTGCGCGCCGTGGACGGGGCCGAGGTCCGCGGGCCCGCACCCGTCGCCGGGCTCGCCGTGTCCGTGCCCGCGGGCGGCCGCGCCGACCTGGAGGTCGAGGTCCCCGCGGGCGGTGCCCGGATCGAGGTCGGCGGGGGAGCGGCGCTGGTGCTCGCACCACCGGGTTCGGCGGGCCCACCGCCCTCGCCCCGGCCACGCGACGATCTCGACCTGCTGACCTACGGCGCGCCCGCGCCGATCGGGTTCGACCCGGACGCCGCGCAGCGGCGCTTCGACTACGTGATCGGCCGGCGGCCCGGTTTCGTCGACGGCGTCCCGGGTGTGTGGTGGACGGTCAACGGGCGGATGTGGCCGGACGTGCCGATGTACGTCGTCGACGAGGGCGACGTGGTCCGGATGCGGGTCCGCAACGATTCCTCGGAGGTGCATCCGATGCACCTGCACGGGCACCACGTCGTCGTCCTCGCCCGGGACGGGGCGCCCGCCACCGGGAGCCCCTGGTGGACGGACAGCCTGGACGTCGCACCCGGCGTGGAGTTCGACGTCGCGTTCGTGGCCGACAACCCGGGTCTGTGGGCCGACCACTGCCACAACCTGGAGCACGCGAAAAACGGGCTGATCGCCCACCTCATGTACCGGGGGGTGGACACGCCGTTCCGGATCGGGACCGGCAACCACCCGGACTGA
- a CDS encoding APC family permease: MAEATTSAGEHEPALKRVLGPKLLLLFIVGDILGTGIYALVGQVAEEVGGAAWLPFLVAFAVAMITAFSYLELVTKYPAAAGAALYTHKAFGVHFLTFMVTFVVMSSGITSASTASRAFASNLNEGFGLDLGNGGIVLIALGFMLLVAAVNFRGVGESVKLNVVLTLVELSGLLLVILIGVFAIAGGNADWSRVVAFDTPEDKGVFLAVTSATSLAFFAMVGFEDSVNMAEECHEPRRIFPKIMITGLTLTGIIYVLVAICAVALVPVGALAESETPLVEVVRAGAPGIPADAVLPFISMFAVANSALINMLMASRLLYGMANQAVLPKPLARVHPFRRTPWVSILVTTLVAFMLIIYVSLDSDSDVVSALGGTTSLLLLAVFTIVNIAVLVLRRDRIDADHFRAPAGLPVVGAVASAYLVLPFSGRDAIQYELAGLLLLLGLVLYGITILLNRRLGVKQTVLDPTKLDG, encoded by the coding sequence ATGGCGGAGGCCACCACGTCGGCCGGGGAGCACGAGCCGGCGCTCAAGCGGGTCCTGGGCCCGAAGCTGCTGTTGCTGTTCATCGTCGGCGACATCCTGGGCACCGGCATCTACGCGCTCGTCGGCCAGGTCGCCGAGGAGGTCGGCGGGGCGGCGTGGCTGCCGTTCCTGGTCGCCTTCGCGGTCGCGATGATCACCGCGTTCTCCTACCTGGAGCTCGTCACCAAGTACCCCGCGGCGGCCGGGGCCGCGCTGTACACGCACAAGGCCTTCGGCGTCCACTTCCTCACGTTCATGGTCACGTTCGTGGTGATGAGCTCGGGGATCACCTCGGCGTCCACGGCGTCGCGGGCGTTCGCGTCGAACCTCAACGAGGGTTTCGGCCTCGACCTGGGCAACGGCGGGATCGTGCTGATCGCGCTGGGCTTCATGCTGCTGGTCGCGGCGGTCAACTTCCGGGGCGTCGGCGAGAGCGTCAAGCTCAACGTGGTGCTCACGCTCGTCGAGCTCTCCGGCCTGCTGCTGGTGATCCTGATCGGGGTGTTCGCGATCGCGGGCGGGAACGCCGACTGGTCCCGGGTGGTCGCGTTCGACACCCCCGAGGACAAGGGCGTGTTCCTGGCGGTGACCTCGGCGACGTCGCTGGCGTTCTTCGCGATGGTCGGCTTCGAGGACTCGGTGAACATGGCCGAGGAGTGCCACGAGCCGCGCCGGATCTTCCCCAAGATCATGATCACCGGCCTGACGCTCACCGGGATCATCTACGTGCTGGTCGCGATCTGCGCCGTCGCGCTGGTCCCGGTCGGCGCGCTGGCGGAGAGCGAGACACCGCTGGTCGAGGTCGTCCGGGCCGGCGCCCCGGGGATCCCGGCGGACGCGGTGCTGCCGTTCATCTCGATGTTCGCCGTCGCCAACTCGGCGCTGATCAACATGCTGATGGCGTCCCGGCTGCTCTACGGCATGGCCAACCAGGCGGTGCTGCCCAAGCCGCTGGCCCGGGTGCACCCGTTCCGCCGCACCCCGTGGGTGTCCATCCTGGTCACGACGCTGGTCGCGTTCATGCTGATCATCTACGTGTCGCTGGACTCGGACTCCGACGTCGTCTCCGCGCTCGGCGGGACGACCTCGCTGCTGCTGCTCGCGGTGTTCACGATCGTCAACATCGCGGTGCTGGTGCTGCGCCGCGACCGCATCGACGCCGACCACTTCCGGGCCCCGGCCGGGCTGCCGGTCGTCGGTGCGGTGGCCAGCGCCTACCTGGTCCTGCCGTTCTCCGGCCGGGACGCGATCCAGTACGAGCTGGCCGGGCTGCTGCTCCTGCTCGGGCTCGTCCTCTACGGGATCACGATCCTGCTCAACCGCAGGCTCGGCGTGAAGCAGACGGTCCTGGATCCGACCAAGCTGGACGGCTGA
- the trpA gene encoding tryptophan synthase subunit alpha, with protein sequence MTGVAERLQAIRAEGRAALVGYLPVGFPDVAGSVEAMRAMVAGGVDLVEVGLPYSDPLMDGPVIQRATQQALDNGARTRDAFTAVRGVVEAGAPAVVMTYWNLVDRYGVERFAADLVEAGGSGLITPDLLPDDAEEWLAASDKHDLDRIFLVAQTSTPERLRLTAEASRGFLYAASLMGVTGVRSIGAEARDLVARTREVASIPVCVGLGVRTAEQAAAAASYADGVIVGTAFVQALETGGPSAVRALAEELSEGVRSAAPAGA encoded by the coding sequence ATGACCGGCGTGGCGGAGCGGCTGCAGGCGATCCGGGCGGAGGGCCGGGCGGCACTGGTCGGCTACCTGCCGGTCGGGTTCCCGGACGTCGCCGGGTCGGTCGAGGCGATGCGGGCCATGGTCGCCGGCGGCGTCGACCTCGTGGAGGTCGGGCTGCCGTACTCGGACCCGCTGATGGACGGCCCGGTCATCCAGCGCGCCACCCAGCAGGCCCTGGACAACGGTGCCCGCACCCGGGACGCGTTCACCGCGGTCCGCGGGGTCGTCGAGGCCGGCGCGCCCGCGGTCGTGATGACCTACTGGAACCTCGTCGACCGCTACGGCGTCGAGCGGTTCGCCGCCGACCTGGTCGAGGCGGGTGGGTCCGGGCTCATCACGCCCGACCTGCTGCCCGACGACGCCGAGGAGTGGCTGGCCGCGTCCGACAAGCACGACCTGGACCGGATCTTCCTGGTCGCCCAGACGAGCACGCCGGAGCGGCTGCGGCTCACCGCCGAGGCCAGCCGCGGGTTCCTCTACGCGGCCTCGCTGATGGGGGTCACCGGGGTGCGCTCGATCGGTGCGGAGGCCCGCGACCTGGTGGCCCGGACCCGGGAGGTCGCGAGCATCCCGGTGTGCGTCGGGCTGGGCGTCCGGACCGCGGAGCAGGCGGCGGCCGCCGCCTCCTACGCCGACGGCGTCATCGTCGGGACGGCGTTCGTGCAGGCGCTGGAGACCGGCGGGCCGTCCGCGGTGCGGGCACTCGCCGAGGAGCTGTCCGAGGGCGTGCGTTCGGCGGCCCCGGCCGGCGCCTGA
- a CDS encoding CynX/NimT family MFS transporter, with product MSIAEHETRTEGTIATTTAERVDRSRRAALIGTPLLVVGVALAATNLRPAVTSMASVLGEVRDDLGASTAWTSVLTAVPTICFGLAAIAAPWLGRRLGMARAVGLALAVLTAGLLLRIVDGPWVVLGGTFVAAAGIAVGNVLIPVVVKESFPGAVGRVTGIYTAALAAGGGIGAALTPPVEALLGGWRGAVGAWALLSAAALVVWACGARHGSAADAPSAASDERRSMLRRPLAWAVTAFFGLQACVAYVAMGWLSELFVSEGISRTDAGLMLAVINLIGIPLSFVIPPIALNRRSQSGWIVGLAACSLAAVVGLAVAPAAAPWLWTVLLGTGMGVFPLGLGVIALRTREASETTDLSAMAQGFGYLVGACGPFLFGMLHGFTGTWTASLVLLGAVIAVEMVLGWVAGRPRFV from the coding sequence GTGAGCATTGCTGAACATGAGACGCGCACGGAGGGGACCATCGCCACGACGACCGCGGAGCGGGTGGACCGCTCGCGCCGCGCCGCCCTGATCGGCACGCCCCTGCTCGTCGTGGGTGTCGCCCTGGCCGCGACGAACCTGCGCCCCGCCGTCACCAGCATGGCGTCGGTGCTCGGGGAGGTCCGCGACGACCTCGGTGCCTCCACCGCCTGGACCAGCGTGCTCACCGCCGTCCCGACGATCTGCTTCGGGCTCGCCGCGATCGCCGCGCCGTGGCTGGGCCGGCGCCTGGGCATGGCCCGCGCCGTCGGCCTCGCGCTCGCCGTGCTCACCGCGGGCCTGCTGCTCCGGATCGTCGACGGGCCGTGGGTGGTGCTCGGCGGGACCTTCGTCGCCGCCGCCGGCATCGCGGTCGGCAACGTGCTCATCCCGGTGGTGGTCAAGGAGTCGTTCCCGGGCGCCGTCGGCCGGGTCACCGGCATCTACACCGCGGCGCTGGCCGCGGGCGGCGGCATCGGCGCGGCGCTCACCCCGCCGGTGGAGGCGCTGCTGGGCGGCTGGCGCGGCGCCGTCGGCGCCTGGGCGCTGCTGTCCGCGGCGGCCCTGGTCGTCTGGGCGTGCGGGGCGCGGCACGGCTCCGCGGCGGACGCGCCCTCCGCGGCGTCCGACGAGCGCCGCTCGATGCTGCGCCGGCCGCTGGCCTGGGCGGTCACCGCGTTCTTCGGGCTGCAGGCCTGCGTCGCCTACGTCGCGATGGGCTGGCTGTCCGAGCTGTTCGTCTCCGAGGGGATCTCCCGCACCGACGCCGGCCTGATGCTCGCGGTGATCAACCTGATCGGGATCCCGCTGAGCTTCGTCATCCCGCCGATCGCGCTGAACCGGCGCTCGCAGTCCGGCTGGATCGTCGGCCTCGCCGCCTGCTCGCTGGCCGCGGTGGTCGGGCTGGCCGTGGCCCCGGCCGCGGCCCCCTGGCTGTGGACGGTGCTGCTCGGCACCGGCATGGGGGTGTTCCCGCTCGGGCTGGGCGTGATCGCGCTGCGGACCCGGGAGGCGTCCGAGACGACCGACCTGTCCGCGATGGCGCAGGGCTTCGGCTACCTGGTCGGCGCCTGCGGGCCGTTCCTGTTCGGGATGCTGCACGGGTTCACCGGCACCTGGACGGCGTCGCTGGTCCTGCTGGGTGCGGTGATCGCCGTCGAGATGGTCCTCGGCTGGGTGGCGGGGCGCCCGCGCTTCGTCTGA
- a CDS encoding TIGR03557 family F420-dependent LLM class oxidoreductase, giving the protein MTTAVRGYPAAVHIGYKLFAEAFSPQEMVRQAVRAEEAGFDFVEISDHYHPWLQSHGHSGFAWSILAAIAARTERIGLATGVTCPMIRYHPAIVAQAAATTALLSDGRFTLGIGSGERLSEHVTGAEWPVVGVRHEMLREALEIIRLLWSGGYRTYRGRHLTIEDAQVFDLPETPPEIAVAAGGPKAARIAAELGDALFTTEPRSDLVEAYTAAGGTGARYAEVPLAWAPTEEEALAAAHEKFRFGPTGWKIQSELPNVRNFEAATQFVRVEDMAALFGAGPDVEAHVAVARQFADAGYDRLALINAGPDPDGFFTFFEKELADRLVSA; this is encoded by the coding sequence ATGACGACTGCGGTGCGCGGGTACCCGGCGGCCGTGCACATCGGATACAAGCTCTTCGCCGAGGCGTTCTCGCCGCAGGAGATGGTCCGCCAGGCCGTCCGCGCCGAGGAGGCCGGTTTCGACTTCGTCGAGATCTCCGACCACTACCACCCGTGGTTGCAGAGCCACGGCCACTCGGGGTTCGCCTGGTCGATCCTCGCGGCGATCGCCGCGCGGACCGAGCGGATCGGGCTCGCCACCGGCGTGACCTGCCCGATGATCCGCTACCACCCGGCCATCGTCGCCCAGGCCGCGGCCACCACCGCGTTGCTGTCCGACGGCCGGTTCACCCTCGGCATCGGCTCGGGGGAGCGGCTCTCCGAGCACGTCACCGGCGCCGAGTGGCCGGTCGTCGGTGTGCGGCACGAGATGCTCCGCGAGGCGCTGGAGATCATCCGCCTGCTGTGGTCCGGGGGCTACCGCACCTACCGCGGCCGGCACCTCACGATCGAGGACGCCCAGGTGTTCGACCTCCCGGAGACACCGCCGGAGATCGCGGTGGCCGCCGGGGGCCCGAAGGCCGCGCGGATCGCCGCCGAGCTCGGCGACGCCCTGTTCACCACCGAGCCGCGCTCCGACCTGGTCGAGGCCTACACCGCGGCGGGCGGCACCGGGGCCCGCTACGCCGAGGTGCCGCTGGCCTGGGCGCCCACCGAGGAGGAGGCGCTCGCCGCGGCGCACGAGAAGTTCCGGTTCGGCCCGACCGGATGGAAGATCCAGTCCGAGTTGCCGAACGTCCGCAACTTCGAGGCCGCCACGCAGTTCGTGCGGGTCGAGGACATGGCGGCGCTGTTCGGTGCCGGCCCGGACGTGGAGGCGCACGTCGCCGTCGCCCGGCAGTTCGCCGACGCCGGCTACGACCGCCTCGCGCTGATCAACGCCGGCCCGGACCCGGACGGGTTCTTCACGTTCTTCGAGAAGGAGCTGGCCGATCGGCTCGTGAGTGCGTAG
- the mscL gene encoding large-conductance mechanosensitive channel protein MscL gives MLKGFKDFLLRGNVIDLAVAVVIGTAFTAVVTAFTKSFLEPLLRLFSGGENAVPPGTIPLTDDVQLDYAAFLNSIVQFLITAAVIYFLVVYPMKWLQERRKRGKEEETPETDSELLTQIRDLLREQAERERERS, from the coding sequence GTGCTGAAGGGCTTCAAGGACTTCCTGCTGCGCGGGAACGTCATCGACCTGGCCGTGGCCGTCGTGATCGGCACCGCGTTCACCGCGGTGGTCACGGCGTTCACGAAGTCGTTCCTCGAGCCGCTGCTGCGGCTGTTCTCGGGCGGCGAGAACGCGGTCCCGCCGGGAACCATCCCGCTCACCGACGACGTCCAGCTCGACTACGCGGCGTTCCTGAACTCGATCGTCCAGTTCCTGATCACGGCCGCCGTCATCTACTTCCTCGTCGTGTACCCGATGAAGTGGCTGCAGGAGCGCCGCAAGCGGGGCAAGGAGGAGGAGACCCCGGAGACCGACAGCGAGCTGCTGACACAGATCCGGGATCTCCTCCGGGAGCAGGCCGAGCGCGAGCGCGAGCGGAGCTGA
- the trpB gene encoding tryptophan synthase subunit beta, with translation MTDTALPPSGGSARLVDQTGPYFGRFGGRYVPEALVAALDELEQAYHAAMTDEAFQAELAELHRTYSGRPSLLTEAPRFAEHAGGARILLKREDLNHTGSHKINNVLGQALLTKRMGKTRVIAETGAGQHGVASATAAALLGLECAVYMGEVDTRRQALNVARMRMLGAEVHPVASGTRTLKDAMNEAMRDWVTNVADTHYLIGSVAGPHPFPAMVRDFQRIIGVEARQQVQDLTGALPDLVCACVGGGSNAMGIFHAFLDDVGVELVGFEAGGDGVDTPRHASSIGGGDVGVLHGSRSYILQDEDGQTRDSHSISAGLDYPGVGPEHSWLHDMHRARYESVTDAEAMDAFRLLCRTEGIIPAIESAHALAGALREGRRLGAGKVVLVNLSGRGDKDVDTAAKYFGLVDDEGNAVTDGEVR, from the coding sequence GTGACCGACACCGCCCTTCCCCCGTCCGGGGGCTCGGCGCGGCTGGTGGACCAGACCGGCCCGTACTTCGGCCGCTTCGGCGGCCGCTACGTCCCGGAGGCGCTGGTCGCCGCCCTGGACGAGCTCGAGCAGGCCTACCACGCCGCGATGACCGACGAGGCCTTCCAGGCCGAGCTGGCCGAGCTGCACCGCACCTACTCCGGCCGCCCGAGCCTGCTCACCGAGGCGCCCCGGTTCGCCGAGCACGCCGGCGGCGCGCGGATCCTGCTCAAGCGCGAGGACCTCAACCACACCGGCTCGCACAAGATCAACAACGTGCTGGGCCAGGCGCTGCTCACCAAGCGGATGGGCAAGACCCGGGTGATCGCCGAGACCGGGGCCGGCCAGCACGGCGTCGCGTCGGCGACCGCGGCCGCGCTGCTCGGCCTGGAGTGCGCCGTCTACATGGGTGAGGTCGACACCCGGCGGCAGGCGCTCAACGTGGCCCGGATGCGGATGCTCGGCGCCGAGGTCCACCCGGTCGCCTCCGGCACGCGGACGCTCAAGGACGCGATGAACGAGGCCATGCGCGACTGGGTCACCAACGTGGCCGACACGCACTACCTGATCGGCTCGGTCGCCGGACCGCACCCGTTCCCGGCGATGGTGCGCGACTTCCAGCGGATCATCGGCGTCGAGGCCCGGCAGCAGGTCCAGGACCTCACCGGCGCGCTGCCGGACCTGGTGTGCGCCTGCGTCGGCGGCGGCTCGAACGCGATGGGGATCTTCCACGCCTTCCTGGACGACGTCGGCGTCGAGCTCGTCGGCTTCGAGGCCGGCGGCGACGGGGTCGACACCCCGCGGCACGCGTCGTCGATCGGCGGGGGAGACGTCGGCGTGCTGCACGGCTCCCGCAGCTACATCCTGCAGGACGAGGACGGCCAGACCCGCGACTCGCACTCCATCTCCGCCGGGCTCGACTACCCCGGGGTCGGGCCCGAGCACTCGTGGCTGCACGACATGCACCGGGCCCGCTACGAGTCGGTCACCGACGCCGAGGCGATGGACGCGTTCCGCCTGCTCTGCCGGACCGAGGGCATCATCCCGGCGATCGAGAGCGCGCACGCGCTGGCCGGTGCGCTCCGCGAGGGGCGACGCCTCGGCGCCGGCAAGGTCGTGCTCGTCAACCTGTCGGGGCGCGGCGACAAGGACGTCGACACCGCGGCGAAGTACTTCGGGCTCGTCGACGACGAGGGCAACGCGGTGACCGACGGGGAGGTCCGATGA
- a CDS encoding amidase family protein — MTAGVSVDSTARAQAAALRAKEISARELLDLHLDRIAERNPQLNAIVSLDTDRARAGAAAADEALAAGTEPGPLHGLPFAFKDTHDVAGWRTTYGSPLLAEHVPDTDELVVERIRAAGAVPIGKTNVPEFAAGSHTFNRVFGTTVNPHDPSRSAGGSSGGAACAVAAGMVPLADGSDMGGSLRNPASFCGVVGLRPSWGRVPEWPSPNMWEALCTAGPIARTVGDLALLLSVIAGPDPRAPHALGDPGSAFAPPVEPAPLAGLRVAVSTDLGGAFAVEEPVAAVVEAAGIALAGAGARVTADVPDLDGADECFRTLRAWLFQAKLGELLAAHPDEFKPSLAANIRAGAPLTGADVALAYQRRTALAQRMREFLADHDVLVLPVSQVPPFPAGQEFPATVAGRPMESYLDWMRSAYLITVTGCPAISVPFGRTPDGLPVGIQLVARHGADRFLLEVAAAVEALRGA, encoded by the coding sequence GTGACCGCCGGGGTCTCGGTCGACTCGACCGCCCGCGCCCAGGCCGCCGCCCTGCGGGCCAAGGAGATCTCGGCGCGCGAGCTCCTCGACCTGCACCTCGACCGGATCGCGGAGCGGAACCCCCAGCTCAACGCGATCGTCTCGCTCGACACCGACCGGGCCCGGGCCGGCGCGGCCGCAGCCGACGAGGCACTCGCCGCCGGCACCGAACCGGGCCCGCTGCACGGGCTGCCGTTCGCGTTCAAGGACACCCACGACGTGGCCGGCTGGCGCACCACCTACGGCTCGCCGCTGCTGGCCGAGCACGTGCCGGACACCGACGAGCTGGTCGTCGAGCGGATCCGCGCCGCGGGCGCGGTGCCGATCGGCAAGACCAACGTGCCGGAGTTCGCCGCCGGATCGCACACGTTCAACCGGGTCTTCGGGACCACGGTCAACCCGCACGACCCGTCGCGCTCGGCCGGTGGCTCGTCCGGCGGGGCGGCGTGCGCGGTCGCGGCCGGGATGGTGCCGCTGGCCGACGGCTCCGACATGGGCGGTTCGCTGCGCAACCCGGCGTCGTTCTGCGGGGTGGTCGGGCTGCGGCCGTCCTGGGGCCGGGTGCCGGAGTGGCCGTCGCCGAACATGTGGGAGGCCCTCTGCACGGCCGGCCCGATCGCCCGCACGGTCGGCGACCTGGCCCTGCTGCTGTCGGTGATCGCCGGGCCGGACCCGCGGGCGCCGCACGCCCTCGGCGATCCCGGGTCCGCGTTCGCGCCACCGGTCGAGCCCGCGCCGCTCGCCGGGCTCCGGGTCGCGGTCTCGACCGACCTGGGCGGTGCGTTCGCCGTGGAGGAGCCCGTCGCGGCGGTGGTGGAGGCCGCCGGTATCGCGCTCGCCGGTGCCGGCGCGCGGGTCACCGCGGACGTGCCCGACCTGGACGGCGCCGACGAGTGCTTCCGCACCCTGCGCGCCTGGCTGTTCCAGGCGAAGCTCGGCGAGCTGCTCGCCGCGCACCCGGACGAGTTCAAGCCCTCGCTGGCCGCCAACATCCGCGCCGGCGCGCCGCTGACCGGCGCCGACGTCGCGCTCGCCTACCAGCGGCGCACCGCGCTCGCGCAGCGGATGCGCGAGTTCCTCGCCGACCACGACGTGCTGGTGCTGCCGGTGTCGCAGGTGCCGCCGTTCCCGGCCGGCCAGGAGTTCCCGGCCACCGTCGCCGGCCGCCCGATGGAGTCCTACCTGGACTGGATGCGCTCGGCGTACCTGATCACCGTCACCGGCTGCCCGGCGATCTCGGTGCCGTTCGGCCGGACCCCGGACGGGCTCCCGGTCGGCATCCAGCTCGTCGCCCGGCACGGCGCCGACCGGTTCCTGCTGGAGGTCGCGGCCGCCGTCGAGGCACTGCGGGGGGCATGA
- a CDS encoding FCD domain-containing protein translates to MPLITARRGGLVDQVIDQLRTAISTGEWPVGRRIPPESELAATLEVGRNTVREAVRALAHGGLLEVRQGDGTYVRATTELSGALRTLCGTELREVLEVRRTLEVQAARLAAARRTDDDLVELRAALAERDAAVAAVVAITRRGGEPAPADTERAARADADFHRTVVRCSGNGLLTELYRGVVEAVAGSVAATMPATVGTDDDVSHTGLVEAIADGDVERAAREAGDFLDRLIAQHRPGRTARHRGSRPG, encoded by the coding sequence GTGCCCCTCATCACGGCGCGCCGCGGCGGCCTGGTCGACCAGGTCATCGACCAGCTCCGGACGGCCATCTCCACCGGGGAGTGGCCGGTGGGGCGGCGCATCCCGCCGGAGTCCGAGCTGGCCGCGACGCTCGAGGTGGGCCGGAACACGGTCCGGGAGGCCGTCCGGGCGCTCGCCCACGGCGGGCTGCTCGAGGTCCGCCAGGGCGACGGCACCTACGTCCGCGCGACGACCGAGCTGTCCGGTGCGCTCCGCACCCTGTGCGGCACCGAGCTGCGCGAGGTCCTGGAGGTCCGCCGGACCCTCGAGGTCCAGGCCGCCCGGCTGGCCGCGGCCCGCCGGACCGACGACGACCTGGTCGAGCTCCGCGCGGCGCTCGCCGAACGCGACGCCGCCGTGGCCGCGGTCGTGGCGATCACCCGCCGCGGCGGCGAACCGGCCCCGGCCGACACCGAACGCGCCGCCCGCGCCGACGCCGACTTCCACCGCACCGTCGTGCGCTGCTCGGGCAACGGCCTGCTCACCGAGCTCTACCGGGGTGTGGTCGAGGCGGTCGCGGGCAGTGTCGCGGCGACGATGCCCGCGACCGTCGGGACCGACGACGACGTCTCGCACACCGGGCTCGTCGAGGCCATCGCCGACGGCGACGTCGAGCGGGCGGCCCGGGAGGCCGGCGACTTCCTGGACCGGCTGATCGCGCAGCACCGGCCCGGCCGCACCGCCCGGCACCGCGGATCACGGCCGGGTTAG